From the Fusobacterium ulcerans ATCC 49185 genome, the window AAATTTTTAGTCCTATAGGCGCATATATATTATCTCTGATTTTAGAATTTTTTTCAAGGTTTTCTTTTAAATTTGTTATTTTTCTTTTACTCCCTATTATTCCTATATATTTAGCTCCTCTATTTTTTACTAAATCAAGTACTTTTTCATCAAGTACATGACCTCTTGTAGCTATAACTATATAAGTATTTTCAGTTATTTCCTCATTTTTAAGTATTTCATCAAAACTCCCTAAAGTAAGTTCAGGTACATCTATTTTCAGTTCTTCTCTGTCATCTATTATTTTTATATCAAATTCTAGATTTTTACCTATATTAAAAAGCTTTTGGCCAATATGACCTGCCCCACATATCAACAGTTTAGGAGAAGGTGAAAAAATTTTTATAAATCCTTTCATACTTCCACCACAATTCATACGAAGCTCATCATCAGTTGTCAGATTATATGAAAATTCTTGACTTTCTCCACTCTTCATAAGCTCTCTAGCTGTTTGAATAACTTTATATTCTATACTTCCTCCACCTATAGTCCCTATGATATCCTCTTCAAATACTCCCATCATAGCTCCTGATTTACGAGGAGTCGAACCAATAGCTTCTGTTATCATAATTAATGCTGCTTTTTTTCCCTGAGATGTTCTTTTAGATATTTCATTTAATATTTTATCTTCCATATATTATACTCCCTTTATCTTTCTCAAATAAAGAACAGCTTCTAATACAGCTCCACCTATATTTCTAGCCTTATCTGAAATTGTAAAACAATTTTCTTTTTCTTCTATTCTTGGGTCTACATCAGCTATTTTTAATCCTTCTGTAACTTTATATCCATCTCTTATTATTCCTCTTAAAACTCCAGAAATTGGAGAATAGATATAATTTTCCTCTACTACAGCAACTATATCTCCTTTTTCTACCACACTTCCAATTTTTTCTATATTTTTGATATAT encodes:
- a CDS encoding XdhC family protein; protein product: MEDKILNEISKRTSQGKKAALIMITEAIGSTPRKSGAMMGVFEEDIIGTIGGGSIEYKVIQTARELMKSGESQEFSYNLTTDDELRMNCGGSMKGFIKIFSPSPKLLICGAGHIGQKLFNIGKNLEFDIKIIDDREELKIDVPELTLGSFDEILKNEEITENTYIVIATRGHVLDEKVLDLVKNRGAKYIGIIGSKRKITNLKENLEKNSKIRDNIYAPIGLKISNGTPEEIAIEILAEILQVKNGGELIHRSLF